A window of the Verminephrobacter eiseniae EF01-2 genome harbors these coding sequences:
- a CDS encoding DUF805 domain-containing protein — protein sequence MDFLSAVNSCLGQYATFSGKASRSEFWWFFLFQILAMLAAALLTVMLGGDVRYLELVLTLVYWALFLPGLAVGARRLHDIGRSGWWQLLLIVPILWLLLAYWWVQPHEK from the coding sequence ATGGACTTTCTTTCGGCCGTCAACAGCTGCCTGGGGCAGTACGCGACCTTTTCGGGCAAGGCATCGCGCTCGGAGTTCTGGTGGTTTTTTCTGTTCCAGATACTGGCCATGCTCGCCGCCGCGCTCTTGACCGTCATGCTGGGAGGGGATGTCAGATATCTGGAACTGGTTTTGACCCTCGTTTACTGGGCGCTGTTCTTGCCGGGCCTGGCCGTGGGGGCGCGTCGCCTGCACGATATTGGCCGCTCGGGCTGGTGGCAACTGCTGCTGATCGTTCCCATCTTGTGGCTCCTGCTGGCGTACTGGTGGGTCCAGCCGCACGAGAAATGA